A region of the Methyloprofundus sedimenti genome:
GAGACGCAGCGTATCTCCGTTGCGCGAATTATTGAGCACCATCCAGCGTTCAGATAATACGCTTTTGACAGTAGAAACCTTACGGTATTACGCTGATATACATGACCATGTGTTGCGCGTTACCGATTCGCTGGAATCATACCGGGAAAGAATTGCGATTATGCAGGATATTTATTTATCCAGTATTAGCAACAAGATGAATGAAACCATGAAAGTATTGACTATATATGCTTCCATTTTCATCCCGCTGACTTTTATAGCTGGTGTATACGGGATGAATTTTGACTATATGCCAGAACTGAAGTGGCAATGGGCTTACCCTGTTTTATGGGGAGTCTTTATTTCTACCGGCATTGTTCAGTTAATTTACCTAAAAAAGAAGAAGTGGTTATAACAGTGCAATATGAGGCTATGGAGCTTGCTTAAAATAATTGTCAGTGACCAGGCGAACTGAAAAATCGATTGCCACCGATTGGCCTAATTGCTGAGTGAGTTGTTGTTCAAAGTCTGCCAGTTCCTTATTGTCCGGTATGTGCGTACTCATCAAATCAGCACTGATTTTCAATGAACGACCTAAACGTACTTTAATATTACGTAATTGCAGGGTTTGACCGCTAATAGTGTAACTCTGCCTGAGTAACTGTTTTTTTACAGCGGCGATTTTTTGCATATCAGCAAAAGATAAAATCAAGGGGACTGAAATTACTGCGACCATAAAGACTGAAATCGCAATCCCTTTTTTAGCGCGTGAGAACGGCGCATAACCGATCGCCATAAAGGATACGCCAGCTGCCATAATGATGCCTGTTAAGTTGGTTAGAAATAACAGCATGGCGCCATAAAAAACATTGAAATTCAACCAGCCAATACCAATGCCTGAAACGCATAAAGGCGGAACCAGTGCAACCGCAATGGCTACGCCCGGTAAACTTTTGGCGATGTTTTCACGGGCATTGGCAAAAGCGCCGGCGATACCTGAAAGTACAGCAACGAGCAGATCCAGGGTGGAAGGGTGGAGGCGCCCTTCGATTTCATTGGTGATTTCCTGAAACGGCAAGAGAAAGGCCATCAATGCAGATAAAGAAAGCGCAATAAACATGCCTGTCAATAAGGTGGCAAAGGAGCGCCGACTTAAATCAGAGTCGGAACGCAATAAACCCATTGAAGAAGAAATAATGGGTGACATTAATGGCGCTAAAACCATGGCACCAATAACCACCGAGGGGCTGTTTAGAAATAAGCCTAAAGTTGCCAATAAAGCGCTAAGGATCATCAATAATACAAAAGTATTTGTCGTTTTAGCATTTTCCTTTAAGGCCAGGAATAGATCTTTAAAGTCTGATTCCAGGGCGTGTGTAAAAAAAGGCAACGCGGCACTTAAATATTTTACTCTGCTGTCTTGCTGGGGGAGTTGTTCGCAAATAACATTTTCTTTGTCATCGGCATAGTGTTGACTGTCGCGGAATTTATTTCCTGCATTGACTTTGACACCTTCGCTGAGTATTTCTATACATAATTCATGCGTGGTTAATGGTTTATTGTTAACCAGGAAATGCGTTTCGACAGGCGATTTGATATTTAACGCAGCAGTACGAATATAGCCTAGTTGTTGAGGTAAGTTTTTTTTCTGAGTAGCAAGCAGTAGTGATGAAGATAGCTGTAGATAGGAAAGGATCGATTGTGGTGCAAATAAGGCCACAGAAATACGCCTGTCTCGTAAAGAAATAGAATCAATAAACAAATCAGTTAATAGACCACTTTTATGAAAATCCAGTAAGACCATGCCGGTAATTGCAGTTGAAACAGTTTTACCTTTTGCGGTAATCAAGGTAACCGGATGAGGGGTTAGTGAAAACGCATGTATGAAACGTTTTATTTGAAACCTGATT
Encoded here:
- a CDS encoding TIGR00341 family protein, yielding MPLQKKIYFIYSPCVEDQLDNVINHSLLAEAGIQVRKIKLANLSAIHIKDDLNHALVWIEQQDYPQVLLFADQNHMSLGFLPIEGDPPSQFYKCLDLPKDFNACLEIALHDEPLFIDIIVCNNEIVTNGVNLENQTTMTEFIGDSHEFTGLGKIRFQIKRFIHAFSLTPHPVTLITAKGKTVSTAITGMVLLDFHKSGLLTDLFIDSISLRDRRISVALFAPQSILSYLQLSSSLLLATQKKNLPQQLGYIRTAALNIKSPVETHFLVNNKPLTTHELCIEILSEGVKVNAGNKFRDSQHYADDKENVICEQLPQQDSRVKYLSAALPFFTHALESDFKDLFLALKENAKTTNTFVLLMILSALLATLGLFLNSPSVVIGAMVLAPLMSPIISSSMGLLRSDSDLSRRSFATLLTGMFIALSLSALMAFLLPFQEITNEIEGRLHPSTLDLLVAVLSGIAGAFANARENIAKSLPGVAIAVALVPPLCVSGIGIGWLNFNVFYGAMLLFLTNLTGIIMAAGVSFMAIGYAPFSRAKKGIAISVFMVAVISVPLILSFADMQKIAAVKKQLLRQSYTISGQTLQLRNIKVRLGRSLKISADLMSTHIPDNKELADFEQQLTQQLGQSVAIDFSVRLVTDNYFKQAP